The region TTCGTCAATCCGTGCTTCGGAGATGGTGCCGTTCCTGACACTGTCCAGGAGTGCGGCGCGTACAGCTTGCTCGTTCTTGTATTCATGGGCAACCAGCAGGATATCGCTGCCAGCCAATACGGATTCTATTGCCGCAGCAGGGAGGCTGTAATTCTTAATAATCGCCCCCATAGTCATGTCATCCGTAATAACTACCCCTTCGTATCCCATCTGTCCTCGCAGCTGCTGGCTGATAATTACTTGGGACAGGGAGGCGGGTTTGTCCGGGTCGAGCTTTGGATAAAGAATATGAGCCACCATTACGGCATCGGCCTTCTCGCGGATCGCTGCCTGGAATGGCAGCCATTCCAGTTCTGCCAGCTGGGTCTCTGTCTTGTTGATCACAGGCAGCTCCAGGTGCGAGTCTACCGAGGTATCGCCATGGCCTGGATAATGCTTGACCACGGGAATGACGCCTGCGCGCTCAAGCCCCTTCATCTCGGCAATGCCTAGCCGGGTGACCAGCTCTGCGCTGCTGCCGAAGGAACGGTCACCAATTACCGGATTATCCGGGTTGCTGTTGATATCGAGCACCGGCGCGAAGTCCATATTGAAGCCGGAGGATTTCACCGCCCGTCCGAGCAGCTCGCCCATCGTTCCGGCAGCTGTGGCATCGTCTCCGCTGCCGACAGCAGCGTTCGAAGGGAAGGTGGCGTAGTCCTCAGGAAGACGGCTGACCTTGCCGCCTTCCTGATCGACACTCATGAACAGCGGCGCGGGATTTCCTGCGTTGCTCTGCTTCAGGGCGTTGGTCAGCTGCACCAGCTCCTTCAGGCTGCCGACATTATTAGAATACAGAATGATTCCGCCCACCTTATCTTCGGCAATCATCTTCCGTGCTTCAGCACCTGCTGTTTTGCCTTGGACGCCGACCAGCAGCATCTGGCCGATCTTCTCCTCCAGGGTCATTCCGGAGAGCTTCCGGGAGACGGGGTCAGGAGTGACCGAAGCCTCAGGTGATGGTGTCGCTTCTGCTTCGGTTGCTGCTGGTGTCTGTACGGCGGCCGGAGAAGCTGCTGACGCAGCAGGGGTGGAGCCGGTATTGGTACTAACCTGTGCGGAATTCACACTCCCCTCACAGCCGCTTGCCAGAAGCAGGCAGGCGGAGGCGGCGAGCGGGAGGAGAGAGTGGCGGAGTGGATTATTGTTTATCTTTTGAAGGCTGAACCATTTCATCGCGGGAATCTTCCTTTCGATTGCGGTTTGGCGGATAAGAATGATAGAATGAACAAGACATTACATAAGAACTGCATTAAGCATAATCAATACTATAGGATGAGGTGACCTGTCAATGAAAGAGCAATTAATGAATACGCTTAATGAACAAATGAATTTCGAATTCTATTCTGCGCATGTCTATCTTGCGATGGCTGCGTACTGTTCCGGTGAGAGCCTGGACGGATTCGCCAATTTCTTTTTGGTGCAGGCTGAAGAAGAACGGTTCCATGCCATGAAGATCTACAAATTCCTGAATGACCGTGATTACCGGGCAACCCTTGCGGCAATGCCTGAACCGAACAATGAGTATAGCTCCATGCTGGATGCGTTCGAGCATGCCTTCGCGCATGAGCAGCAGAATACGAAGAAGTTCTATCATCTGGCGGATCTGGCACTGGATGAACGGGAGCATGCGACGATCTATTTCCTGAAATGGTTCATTGATGAGCAGGTGGAAGAAGAGGCGCTCTTCAGCAACATTATCGCCAAGCTCAAACGGATCGAAACCGACAGCAATGCCTTCTATATGCTGGATGCAGAATTTGCAGCACGTTCGTTCACTCCTCCAGCGGAGTAGCAGACAGCCAGTGTAAGCGATCGTACGTAAGCTCAGCGGCATTCTCCTGAAGAGGGGAAGCCGCTTTTTTTGTGCAAATAGAAGAATTTATACGGTACCATTCTTTAAAAGTACGGCAAAGCCGTTTCCACTTGGCCGGCTTAGGATCTCCATATAGTTAGACTACGTTTTACGGGAAAAGTTACATGGCCTGTCAGCAGCAGATGAGCTGCAAAGTTGAACAAGGGCAAAGAATGTTGGGGGCCGCAACTTACTTCCGGGCTTCCAACTCTATTTAGCGGGGTTAACTCTTGCGCTGTCCGGCAACACTGTTTCTCTAGACCCACCCGTAAGCCAGCGTGTAGTATGGAACAATACTAATCTTTGGAGGTCCTTTTTCTTGGAAAATTACAGCGATATCAAACAAAGTGAAAAAGGAGCATGGCTAAGTCTATTAGCATACATACTCTTATCTGCCGTCAAATTATTCATAGGAACGGTGTCAGGCTCTCAGGCACTGCTTGCGGACGGGCTGAATAACAGCACCGACATTATTGCTTCCCTGGCCATTCTGACCGGGCTTAGGATTTCCCGCAGACCCCCGGATTCCAACCATAGCTATGGTCATTTCAGAGCAGAGACAGTTGCCGCACTGGTCGCCTCTTTTATCATGATTGCTGTAGGCTTCCAAGTGCTCTATCAGGGTGTGAACAAATTCATTCAGCCTGTGCTAGAGACCCCTGATCTGATTGCCGCGTGGACGGCTGCTGCCTGTGCTGTGGTTATGATCGCAGTCTACCGTTACAACATCAGGCTTGCCCGCAACCTGAACAGCAATGCAATGCATGCAGTGGCGCAGGATAACCGTTCGGATGCGCTGGTCAGCATGGGGGCCTTCGTCGGCATTATCGGCTCACAGTTCGGCATACCTTGGTTAGATCCGCTCACAGCCACGATTGTCGGACTGCTGATCTGCAAGACGGCCTGGGATATTTTCCGCAAAGCTACACATGACCTCACCGACGGCTTCGATGCCGGTAAGCTGGAACTGATGAAGCAGACAGTGGCGGAGATCGAAGGGGTGGAGTCGATTAAGGATATCAAGGCCCGTATTCACGGCAATAATGTACTTGTGGATACTACAGTGCTGGTGGATTCCAATCTGAATGTAGTGCAGAGCCACGATATTACGGAGGAGATCGAAGATCAGCTTAAGGACCGTCATCAGGTCTCTACCGTACTTGTCCATATCGAACCGATGTGATCAACAGGTGTGCAATAAGAATAGGTTACATGAATTGCCTTGCTTTCGGGTGGGGCAATTTTTTGTTTTTTAAGTATGGACAAAATGGTGCTTTCTCCCGGCAGACTTGCCCGCATTCCATTAACATGTATATAATATCAATATGTTATTAACAACCGATTCCTATTAATTGATTCAAGACAAGGAGAATATCCATGCCAAATCAACCGATCACTGACTTCAACGGCTTAAACGAGGAGCAATTCCTGAAAAATTATAATGCCGGCAACTACGAGCGTCCGTCCGTCACCGTCGATATGCTGATCTTCACCGTAATGGAACAGGAGCAAAATAACTACCGCAAGCTGGCGGAGAAGTCCTTGCAGCTGTTGCTGATTCAGCGCGGGGAGCATCCTTTTCTGGGACAATGGGCCTTGCCGGGAGGATTCGTAGGGATTAACGAGAGTGTAGAGGAAGCCGCCCGCCGGGAGCTGTACAGCGAGACGAATATCGATAATATCTATATGGAGCAATTATATACGTGGGGCGATGTGGAGCGTGATCCGCGGATGCGGGTCATCAGCTGTTCTTATATGGCACTGGTGGACCGCAAGTCGCTGAAGGTTCAGGCCGGGGATGATGCCGCCGCAGCCGGTTGGTTCGACGTCTCGTACAACATCCTGGAGACCCGCCGCGAGGTGCTGGAGCAGGACGTCCGTCAGGAGACACTGGTGGAGATTATACTGGAGAGTGAGCAGGAGAAGCTAAGCGGGGTGGTCAAGCTTACGGAGACTATTCAGGGGCATGTCCGCCAGGTCAGCCGTGAGATCGTGCGCAGCGCGGGGTTTTCTTTTGACCATCTGCTCATGGTGCAGTATGCCATCGAACGTCTGCGAGGCAAGGCGGAATATACGGATATCATCTTCAATCTCATGCCGCCGCTGTTCACCTTGTCCGAGCTGCAGCGTGTGTATGAGATCATCCTTGGTAAGGAGCTGCTCGCTGCCGCCTTCCGCCGCAAAATCGCAGAGCGGGTCATTGAGACGGATCAGAGCACCCGGGATGCCGGACACCGTCCCTCGAAGCTGTACCGGTATAACCGGGAATGGAATTTATTTTGAGATCACCCTCCTGTCCGGCAACGCCGCCCTGTGATGTTCTTAATAGAACTTTCATAGGGAAAAGCAGACAATTAGTTATATTTTGACTATTGCATTTATGGCAAAGGACAGGGTGAACCTATGATTAGCTGGAAGGATTCGTATGATATCGGAGTAGAGAAGATTGACTGTCAGCACAGACAGCTGCTGGTGAAGCTGAATGATTTTTTCGATGCGTGCAGCAACCAGCAGGGCAAAGAGAAGATCGAAGAAACGCTGAAGTTCCTCAAGGACTATACCGTGGAGCATTTCGGAAGTGAAGAGCAGCTGATGAAGAATATCGACTTCCCGGAGCTGACGGAGCATCAGAAGACGCACGCTGAATTCGTGCAGACGGTGATGGAACTGGAGGAGACTGTTAAGACCAAGGGCGTATCCGTATTATCCACGATCAAGCTGAACCGGACACTGACGGACTGGCTGATTAATCATATTCACAAATGCGATAAGCTCATCGGTGAATGCATCGCGGCTAAGGGGAACCGGGCGGTCTAACTTAACAAAGGAAACTTGGAGATGCCGTGAGGCATTTTCTTTTTTTATGATTCAGCTCTTAAGCGGAAAAAGGGTAACGTTACTTGTTCAAAGACTTGAAGTATGTTTAATCAGAAAGGATAAAATGTTATACTGAAAATAATCAGGAATGGAGTGAGAGGCTCATGCTTGAACTGCTTGATCCGCGGGTAGATGTTATTTTTAAACGAATTTTCGGCAGTGAGCATAATAAGGATGTACTGCTGGCTTTTCTGAACAGCACATTCCGCGAGGCGGGAGAACCCCCTCTGACTGAGATTGTCTTGCTTAATCCTTACACGGAACCTGATAGTCCGAACGATAAGCAATCGATTATGGACATTAAGGCCAAGACGGCGAAGGGCGAGCTTTTAAATATTGAAATGCAGTTATTTAACCCTTATCATATGGAAAAACGTACGCTATTCTATTGGTCTGAAATGTATTATCATCAGATTCCTAAAGGCGGAAATTACAATACGTTGAAGAAATGTGTGACTATTAATATACTGAATTATTCTTGTCTGCCTAATGACCGTTATCATAATGTATTTCATCTTCGGGAGGACCGTACAGGAATTCCGCTGCTGGATGATATTGAAATTCATGTGATTGAGCTGACCAAGCTGAGTGAACATGCGGTAGAGCTCGAAGAAGGCGGGCTGGTGAACTGGCTGCTGTTTCTAAAGGGAGTCGATCAATCCAATTGGGAGGTGCTGACCATGAAAGAGCCGATGCTGAAAAAAGCGATGGACACGCTAGAGTTTCTAAGTCAGGACGCGGCAGCGCGAATGGCTTATGATGCCCGAATGAAGGCGCTGAGCGATGAGCATTCCCGTATTGAAGGAGCCAAGGCTGAAAATAGCAAAGAAATTGCTATTAAACTTCTGGATCGCGGCATAGACCTGCAAACTATTTCCGAAGCCACCGGCTTATCGGTTGAAGACATTAAGGGACTGAGACAATAAGCAAAAGCGAAGGGTCTAATTCAGCTGGTTGCACACAGTTACACACTACTAACTACGCATCACTAATTTAAGCATTCCATGGACGGCAGCCGCAGGGCTGTCTTTCTTTTTTCTTTTTTGTCCAATGGGAACTCAGGTTTATCACAGGTTGACGGCACAGTTTATACCTGGTGAATACTTTGTGTTATGATTTGAAGTAGATAGGATAGAAACTTACTTTAAGGGAGTGGAATGAAGTGAAAAATATGCGGATGCTGGCCGGGGCTGCGGTCATGGTGCTGGTGCTTGGACTGGTGAACGTCTACATTGGATGGCATCTGTCCATATTGCTCCAGGCATGGCTGCCGGGGATGAATACTGCTGCGTACTGGACTGTCTTTCTTGTCATTTCCTTCTCTTATATGATTGGCCGGGTGCCGCTGCCGCAGGCGCTCAGACCGGTAGGCCGGTTGTTCAAGGTGATCGGCTCTTATTATCTGGCTTGTATGGAGTTCGCTGTGATCATGCTGCCGCTGACCGATCTGCTCTATGGTGTGCTGGCGCTCGCAGGCGCGAATCTCTCCGCATTCGTGACGGAAGCCGGGACTACAGTGCTGGTATTGCTCGCCGTCTTCCTGATCTGGGGATCGCGCAATGCCTGGAGTACTGTGGTGCGGACCCACCGGCTTAAGGTGGACAAATCCATCGGAACCAGCGTTCCGCTGACGGTAGCCGTAGCCTCTGACCTCCATCTGGGCAACATTGTCGGCAACCGCCATCTGCGCAGAATGGTCAGGGAGATGAACGCGATGAACCCGGATATCATTCTGCTGGCTGGGGATGTGCTGGATGACAGCATTGAGCCTTTTCTCCGCAATGGGATGGAGCAGCAGCTGAAGCAGCTGAAGGCACGTTATGGGGTCTACGCTGTGCTGGGGAATCACGAATACTACGGCGGTTCGATTGCGCAGTATTCGGAGGTTATGCGGAGTGTTGGCATTCAGGTGCTGCAGGATGAAGTGGTGGAGACTTCGGGAGTCTACGTGGTCGGACGCAAAGACAAGACTGCTGAAGCTATGGAGGCCGGTGGACGGCTCAGCGTAGAAGCTTTACTGGAGGGTCTTGACCGCAGCAAGCCGATTCTGATGATGGACCATCAGCCGACTGGCTTCGGCATCGCTTCAGAGGCTGGAGTAGATGTGCTGCTGTCAGGACATACCCACCGGGGGCAGATTGCACCGAATCACTGGATTACCCGGCGCCTGTTCGAACTGGATTGGGGCTATCTGCTCAAAAACAAGCTGCATGTCATCGTCTCATCCGGCTACGGAACCTGGGGACCGCCGATCAGGCTGGCTAGCCGCTCGGAGCTGATCAAGCTGGAGCTTGTGCTGGATGGCAGCATGAGCTACGGTGAAGAAGCGGTGTCATCTGCGGCTAAGCCTGTCTTAATCTAACAGAATACTGCATCTGGCTGGATTATGAGCCCCCTGTCTTCCCCGTGAAGGACAGGGGGTTTTTCGAAATATAAGAAATTATATGTTTCACACAATAACTTATCCTTCTATTTCTCGCTGAAACGGTACCGTCCTTTAAAAGGACGGCAAAGCCGTTTCCACTTGTATGGATATGGGGAGAGCAGCGCTATGCCTTTGACAATCCTGGCGGAACCTGTTATTCTGTCTGTGAATATAGTTAAGCTATTAACTAAATGGAGTTGACCACTGTTCATGGATGATTTGCAAAAGTTTGTGACGGAGCTGCCGCTCGCCAATGAGTTGTTCTTCGCCTTGGTGGAAGCGACAGCAGGAACCGTAGCCGTCTCCGAGAAATACTGGCAGGCGCAGGGGCTTAACGGGGCCAGAATCCGTGTACTCGTGGAGATCGCGAAGCACGGGGGAACGATGTTGCCTTCGCTGCTTGCCGCGAGGATTGGGGTAACCAAGGCCAATATCAGCCTGCTGCTGACTCCGCTGGAAAAGGATGGATATATCACACGGGCTGGTCATGCGCACGATGGGCGTAAGACGGTCATTTCGCTGACGGAAGCAGGCGGGCGCCTGCTTATGGAACAACTGCCGGGGAACCGGGAAGCGGTCGCGGCTGTAATGAACCGGCTGGATGAGACGGAGCTGCACCTGCTGCTGGAGCTGCTTAATAAGCTGGTCCGGGGACAAGGTTAGCAGCACTAGCTGCTGCTCGTTACCCGATAAGATTGAGGAGGAAGCAATTATGACAATTATGATCACTGGAGCCACCGGACAACTGGGGCGTCTAATTATTGAACAATTACGTCAGCGTCTCCCGGCCGGACAGATTGTTGCCGGAATTAGAAGAATGGAGCAAGCGGCTGATTTCCGGGAGAAGGGGATTGAAGTCCGTTATGCCGATTATGATCAGCCGGCATCACTGGATGAAGCCTTCCGCGGGATTTCCCGGCTGCTGCTCATTTCCAGCTCGCATACAGATGATGAGGTGCGTCTCGCCCAGCATAAGCGTGTTATTGATTCAGCGAAGCGAGGCGGGGTCCGGCATCTGCTTTATACAGGTTTTGCTTTTCCGCAGCATAGTACGGATCGGAGTACTCCAGGGAATGTGCACACTCTGACGGAGCAGGCAATCATAGAGTCCGGTATGGACTATACCTTTTTGCGAAACGGATTGTATATGGACTTTGTAGGAGTACTGGGTCTGAAGGAGGCTATCTCCAGTGGGGTACTGGCTACGGCGCCGGGAGAATGGAGGTTCAATTCGGTAACACGCGCAGACCTGGCTCTGGCTTCGGCTGCTGTGCTTGGGAGTGGGGAGTCCGGCAATCAGGTGTATGAGCTGGCTGCTTCCCGAACCTGGGATTTCGCAGATCTGGCTGAAGTGTTGACTGAGGTTGCCGGGAAGCCTGTTGTCCATGTTCAGGATGCGAGTGTTCAGCACTGGATCTACACTTGGCTCCGCAAGCTGGATACGGATTCCACCTCCGGGGACTTGGAGCGGCTTATGGGCAGACCGGTCACCCCGCTGAGGGACAGTATTCTGCCTTTTATAGTATGATGACATTGATCAGGCAAGCCGGAGGGGGCGTAGGAAATTGAAAAAGATACTGGTAGCCGACGACGATGTTCATATCCGCACGCTGCTGCGGCATGTTCTTACCAGAGAGGGATATCAAGCGATAGAAGCCGGAGACGGGCTGGAAGCGGCGGCACGCATGAAGGAGCAGACAGTGGATCTGGCAGTGGTGGATGTGATGATGCCGCATATGGACGGATTGGAGCTGTGTGCATACATAAGGGAGAACTATGATATTCCCGTCATTCTGCTGACGGCCCGTCAGCAGCTCAGCGATAAGGAGCAGGGGTATCTGCACGGGACGGATGATTATGTGACCAAGCCTTTTGAGCCGGAGGAGCTGCTCTTTCGCATCAAGGCCTTGTTCCGCCGTTATTCCATCGCCTCGGATGACCGGATTCGCCTGAACTCGCTGGTGATCGACCGTAAGAATTACGAGATCACTGACGGGACGGAGGTGCTGCTGCTGCCGGTGAAGGAGTTCGAGCTGCTGGCCCAACTGGCCCAATATCCGGGACGTCTGTTCACGCGTGGCGAGCTGATTGAGCTGGTCTGGGGAGCGGACTACGAAGGGGACGAGCGGACGGTAGATGTGCATATCAAGCGCCTGCGTCAGCGGTTCAGCGAATACCAGAATGATTTTATCATCCGCACGGTCCGGGGTATTGGCTACAAAGTGGACATGGTGAATTCATGAGATCGCTCTATGTACGGATGAGTATCATCTTCTGCTCGGTAATTATGATCAGCAGTGTGCTGGGATTTTTGGTCTCCAACCTGTACTATCAGTCCCAAATCAAGCCGAAAAATGATGCTAAGCTGACCCGGATGGCCATAGGTTTGCAGCAGTTCATCGAGGATCACCCGGATTCGGTGGAGGAATATCTCCTGAGTACAGCTTCCCTGGGGTATAAGATGTATCTGGTCAACGCTGACGGGGAAGAACGTTTCTACGGCCTGCCTTTTCGCAAAAATGACCTCAGGGAAGAGGCACTGCACAGTGTGCTGGACGGGGAGATCTACCATGGGGTGGGGAATTTCCCCGGCCAGCTGTTCGTGACAGGCTTCTTCGATAATCAGCTCAGCAATTCCATTGGAGTGCCGGTCCATATTAACGGGGAGACCTATGCCCTGTTCATGCGTCCGGATGCTCAGGTGCAGTTCGGGGAGCTGCGGATCTTTTTTGTCGTGATCATCGGGGTCATTATTCTGCTAAGCCTGTGGTTCATGCTGATTACTGTATTTCATGTGGTGCGGCCGATTACCCGGTTAACTGAAGCCACGCTTAAAATCTCCAAGGGGCGCTACGACATCAAGCTCTACACCGCACGCCGCGACGAGATCGGCCAACTGGCTTCCCACTTCATGACGATGAGCCGCGAGCTGGAGCGCACGAACCGGGCAAGACAGGAGTTTGTCGCCAATGTCTCACATGAGATTGAGTCACCGCTAACCTCCATTCAGGGCTTCGCCCATGCACTACAGGACGGTACTCTGCCGGAAGCCCAGCGTCTGGAGTATCTGTCCATTATCGGGGAGGAGAGCCGGCGGTTGTCCATGCTCAGCACGCAGCTGCTTACCTTGTCCTCACTGGATTATGACGAGCATGCTCTGCAGAAAAGAAGCTTCGATCTGCGCGCCCAGCTGCGTCAGGTGATTCAGATTATGGAGTGGCATCTTACGGAGAAGGAGCTGGCGGTAAGGCTGCATGCCGCAGACATCACGTTTACGGGCGATTCCAATCTGCTCTATCAGGTGTGGATGAATTTGTTGACGAATGCGGTCAAATACACCCCGGTGGGCGGGACCCTCAGCATTGCAGCCCATGTGGAGGGCCAGCAATGTATTGTAACGGTGACCGACAACGGTGCGGGCATTCCGGCAGAGCAGCTGCCGATGATCTTCGACCGGTTCTATAAGGTGGACCAATCGCGGTCCCGTGAGCCGGGTAGCAGCGGGCTGGGGCTGGCCATTGCCCAAAAGATCGTCCAGGCGCATGGCGGAACCATCGAGGTGACGAGCACAGTAGGGGAAGGAACTACGTTCACTGTCACTCTGCCCTGCCACCCTGCCACTATATAGGTTGAACTAATAATTTATAGTTAAGGGAAAAGTGGCGGAGGGGAATTTTGGAACTGGAGGAGCGGTAGCATCCGCCTTTGTCTGCGGATTTCAACCGTTAATAACGGTATAAATCATGAAATTTGCAGAAGGGCAGCGGCCGGAAGTCCAAAACTTCTCTGGAGTCACGGTAATCCCAAAACATAGATCTTTAAGTTCAATCTATATAGTGTAATTCTTTATTCATACTCCGTTCATCTTCACTCTCTAAACTGTGGATATACAGATTAGAAGGAGTGGTTATATGTTCTTGGCAATTCGGGAGATGAGGCACTCCAAAGCACGTTACGGCCTCATTATGGTGATTATGCTGCTGGTATCATTCCTGGTGCTGTTCGTCACAGGCCTGGCCAGAGGTCTGGCTTATGCTAATATTTCAGCGCTGAAAAATATGCCCGCCAATTATTTTGCCGTGCAGAGCGACGCGGATCATACCTTCAGGCGTTCACAATTAACGGATACGGAGCTTGCGGCTGCCCGGTCGGTAGCCGGAGAGGCGAACGCGACTCCACTGGGGGTACAGACCAGTACTATTACAGCGGCCGGTGCGGATGTGAAGGCGGATATTACGTTTTTTGCTGTAGATATGACGGGGATGCTGGCTCCTGAAGTAACGGAAGGTGCCGGACTCACCAATGAGGCTCAAGGCAGCGCGGTTGCAGATTCGAAACTGGAGCAGTCCGGCGTTACCATTGGCAGTACGATCCGTGACCAGGCTTCCGGCATGAGCTGGACGGTTACAGGCTTCGTGAAGGATAGCTCCTACAGCCATACTCCGGTGGTCTATATCAATCAGCTGGACTGGCAGGCGATGAAGCAAGGAGCGGTTAAGGAAGGCGGCAGCGCAGGTAATGCCAATGCCCCGTACAATGTGATCGCGCTGGATGTAACAGCGGCTCAAGCTTTGCAGATTGCGGATCAGCAGCAGTCCATAGAGGTAATTACGCAAAAACAGGCGATTGCCAGTGTTCCCGGTTATTCCGCCGAGCAAAATTCGCTGCTGATGATGATTGTGTTCCTGTTCGTAATTGCTGCAGTAGTTCTTGCTGTATTCTTCTATGTCATTACGATCCAGAAGACCAGCCAATTCGGTATCCTGAAGGCGATGGGGACTAAGATGTCCTATCTGGCCTGGAGTGTAGTCGGTCAAGTGATGCTGCTGTCTGTCGCCAGTCTGGCGCTGGGCATTCTGCTTACGCTTGGGATGAATATGGGCCTGCCCGACACGATGCCTTTTGAGCTGGACGGACAGACGATGGCGATGACCAGTCTGCTGTTCATAGGGATGTCCTTGCTGGGCTCGTTAATTTCGGTAGCAAGAGTAGCCAAGGTGGATGCCTTGGAAGCGATAGGGAGGACTGGAGCATGAGTGCGAAATTAGTGATGAAGCAGGTAACCAAGACTTACGGGGATGGGGACCGGGCTATGACCGTGCTGAACCATCTGGACCTTACGGTGAACGAGGGCGAATTCATAGCAGTACTGGGGCCATCCGGCTCCGGCAAAAGCACGTTTCTCTCCGCAGCCGGTGCGCTGCTCACACCTACCAGCGGAGAGATTCTCCTCGACGGTGAATCGCTGCGTGACAAGGACAAAGGGGCACTAACGGAGCTGAGGCTGAAAAAAATCGGCTTCATGTTCCAAAGTGCGCAGCTGCTGCCGTTCCTGAAGGTAGAGGAGCAATTGCTCTATGTCGCGAAGCTGGCTAAGCTCAGCCAGAAGGAAGCGAAGGTGCGTGCCGCCTATCTGCTGAAGCGTCTGGAAATCTGGGAACGCCGCAACCATTACCCCGAACAGCTGTCCGGGGGCGAGAAGCAGCGGGTGGCGATTGCCCGGGCATGGATGAACAAGCCGGCCATTCTGTTCGCGGATGAACCTACAGCCAGCCTGGATTACAGCCGCGGCCGGGAAGTCGTGCGGATGATCGCCGACGAGGTGCGGAGCGAAGGCAAGGCCGCCGTGATGGTGACTCATGACGAACGGATGCTGGACTGGTGCGACCGGGTGCTGCATCTGGAGGATGGTGTGCTGGTTGAAGCTTAGGGAAGAGATGATCCTGCCCTGCGGGTGAAGAATGTTTGGCCCCCTAAGCCCAAATAGCCCGACTATTCACCACGCGGCGTAAATTGTATTCGGTTTTTCGCATACAAATGGCCTGTCACTTCGCGGCTGAACAAAAAACCTGAACCTCAGAAAACGAGGTTCAGGTTTTTTGTTATTGATATCTCAGGCCTACACGCCGGAATAGGCCATGAAGCCTCCATCCACTGGCACAGTGATGCCGGTAATGAACCCGGACATGTGCTCATCGGCCAGCCAGAGCAGGGTGCCGAGCAGATCCTCCGGTGTGCCGAAGCGGCGCATCGGGGTCTGGGAGATGATTTTGAGCGAACGTTCGGTTAATTCACCCTTCGGGTCCTTCAGCAGCTGTTCATTCTGTGCCGTGA is a window of Paenibacillus sp. FSL H3-0469 DNA encoding:
- a CDS encoding SDR family oxidoreductase — protein: MTIMITGATGQLGRLIIEQLRQRLPAGQIVAGIRRMEQAADFREKGIEVRYADYDQPASLDEAFRGISRLLLISSSHTDDEVRLAQHKRVIDSAKRGGVRHLLYTGFAFPQHSTDRSTPGNVHTLTEQAIIESGMDYTFLRNGLYMDFVGVLGLKEAISSGVLATAPGEWRFNSVTRADLALASAAVLGSGESGNQVYELAASRTWDFADLAEVLTEVAGKPVVHVQDASVQHWIYTWLRKLDTDSTSGDLERLMGRPVTPLRDSILPFIV
- a CDS encoding HAMP domain-containing sensor histidine kinase, whose amino-acid sequence is MRSLYVRMSIIFCSVIMISSVLGFLVSNLYYQSQIKPKNDAKLTRMAIGLQQFIEDHPDSVEEYLLSTASLGYKMYLVNADGEERFYGLPFRKNDLREEALHSVLDGEIYHGVGNFPGQLFVTGFFDNQLSNSIGVPVHINGETYALFMRPDAQVQFGELRIFFVVIIGVIILLSLWFMLITVFHVVRPITRLTEATLKISKGRYDIKLYTARRDEIGQLASHFMTMSRELERTNRARQEFVANVSHEIESPLTSIQGFAHALQDGTLPEAQRLEYLSIIGEESRRLSMLSTQLLTLSSLDYDEHALQKRSFDLRAQLRQVIQIMEWHLTEKELAVRLHAADITFTGDSNLLYQVWMNLLTNAVKYTPVGGTLSIAAHVEGQQCIVTVTDNGAGIPAEQLPMIFDRFYKVDQSRSREPGSSGLGLAIAQKIVQAHGGTIEVTSTVGEGTTFTVTLPCHPATI
- a CDS encoding response regulator transcription factor: MKKILVADDDVHIRTLLRHVLTREGYQAIEAGDGLEAAARMKEQTVDLAVVDVMMPHMDGLELCAYIRENYDIPVILLTARQQLSDKEQGYLHGTDDYVTKPFEPEELLFRIKALFRRYSIASDDRIRLNSLVIDRKNYEITDGTEVLLLPVKEFELLAQLAQYPGRLFTRGELIELVWGADYEGDERTVDVHIKRLRQRFSEYQNDFIIRTVRGIGYKVDMVNS
- a CDS encoding ABC transporter permease; this encodes MFLAIREMRHSKARYGLIMVIMLLVSFLVLFVTGLARGLAYANISALKNMPANYFAVQSDADHTFRRSQLTDTELAAARSVAGEANATPLGVQTSTITAAGADVKADITFFAVDMTGMLAPEVTEGAGLTNEAQGSAVADSKLEQSGVTIGSTIRDQASGMSWTVTGFVKDSSYSHTPVVYINQLDWQAMKQGAVKEGGSAGNANAPYNVIALDVTAAQALQIADQQQSIEVITQKQAIASVPGYSAEQNSLLMMIVFLFVIAAVVLAVFFYVITIQKTSQFGILKAMGTKMSYLAWSVVGQVMLLSVASLALGILLTLGMNMGLPDTMPFELDGQTMAMTSLLFIGMSLLGSLISVARVAKVDALEAIGRTGA
- a CDS encoding ABC transporter ATP-binding protein, translating into MSAKLVMKQVTKTYGDGDRAMTVLNHLDLTVNEGEFIAVLGPSGSGKSTFLSAAGALLTPTSGEILLDGESLRDKDKGALTELRLKKIGFMFQSAQLLPFLKVEEQLLYVAKLAKLSQKEAKVRAAYLLKRLEIWERRNHYPEQLSGGEKQRVAIARAWMNKPAILFADEPTASLDYSRGREVVRMIADEVRSEGKAAVMVTHDERMLDWCDRVLHLEDGVLVEA